The Lewinellaceae bacterium genome has a segment encoding these proteins:
- a CDS encoding T9SS type A sorting domain-containing protein, with translation MWDFGDGSISGEQNPFHTFATAGSYTICLTVSNACGTDTDCHLIFLTTATDNPELFEEISLTPNPASHYLQLEYKGETVLKADIQVFDTHGKMIMKLKNENIGGPGNGKTIDVGNLPAGVYILLIDTEQGRVVKRFVKM, from the coding sequence CTGTGGGATTTTGGCGACGGCTCCATTTCGGGCGAGCAAAACCCTTTCCATACCTTTGCGACAGCAGGAAGTTATACTATTTGTCTGACGGTTTCCAACGCCTGCGGCACCGATACTGACTGCCACCTCATCTTTCTGACTACCGCGACGGACAATCCGGAGTTGTTCGAAGAAATATCGCTGACTCCCAACCCGGCTTCCCATTATTTACAACTGGAGTACAAAGGAGAAACTGTCCTGAAAGCTGATATTCAGGTTTTCGACACCCATGGCAAAATGATTATGAAATTGAAAAATGAAAATATTGGCGGACCCGGTAATGGAAAAACCATAGACGTTGGGAATCTCCCGGCAGGGGTGTATATTTTACTGATCGACACAGAACAGGGACGGGTAGTGAAACGGTTTGTGAAAATGTAA
- a CDS encoding FKBP-type peptidyl-prolyl cis-trans isomerase: MDKKEYTSFLMEFSKEMGMRQGAPVTADAPLSTNLDTLSYAIGADFSERMKTSGMALNTDAFLQGCKDMFAEEGPKIDLAGRQAQIMVFSKQMQEKQTAKMEAEGGVNLEKGEAFLAENATKEGVMTTESGLQYKVITAGAGPSPAPTDIVTVHYEGRLLDGTVFDSSYERGEPIEFGLNQVIPGWTEGVQLMNAGAKYQLYIPSGLAYGKRGSPPNIGSNETLIFDVELLSFKPAPPPPPAPGQ; the protein is encoded by the coding sequence ATGGATAAAAAGGAATATACCAGTTTCCTTATGGAATTTTCAAAGGAAATGGGAATGAGACAAGGCGCTCCTGTTACTGCAGATGCACCTTTGTCTACTAATCTTGATACACTTTCCTATGCTATCGGAGCAGATTTCTCTGAACGCATGAAAACCAGCGGCATGGCCCTCAATACCGATGCTTTCCTCCAGGGTTGTAAAGACATGTTCGCCGAGGAAGGTCCGAAGATCGACCTGGCCGGCAGACAAGCACAAATCATGGTTTTCTCCAAGCAGATGCAAGAAAAACAAACCGCCAAAATGGAAGCTGAAGGTGGGGTTAACCTTGAAAAAGGGGAAGCTTTCCTTGCTGAAAACGCAACTAAAGAAGGCGTCATGACTACCGAAAGTGGCCTCCAGTACAAAGTAATTACCGCCGGTGCTGGTCCTTCTCCTGCCCCTACGGACATTGTAACTGTTCACTACGAAGGCCGCCTGCTTGACGGTACGGTTTTTGACAGTTCTTACGAAAGAGGCGAGCCTATTGAATTTGGGCTAAACCAGGTAATTCCGGGATGGACCGAAGGCGTTCAACTGATGAATGCAGGAGCCAAATACCAGTTGTACATTCCTTCCGGACTGGCTTACGGTAAAAGAGGTTCACCACCGAATATCGGTTCAAACGAAACTTTGATCTTTGATGTGGAACTGTTGAGCTTCAAGCCTGCTCCTCCACCTCCTCCAGCTCCAGGGCAGTAA
- a CDS encoding sigma 54-interacting transcriptional regulator translates to MSQIEQIKTLGDLKASGYQSKSVKDEMRDNLIKKLRSGEPVFTGILGYEHSVIPQLERAILSGHNINFLGLRGQAKTKMARKMIELLDEYIPIVSGSEINDDPLHPLSLKSRKLIEEMGDKTPVEWVHRSTRYTEKLATPDVNVADLIGDIDPIKAANMRLSYADEEVIHFGLIPRSNRGIFVINELPDLQARIQVALFNILQESDIQIRGFKLRFPLDVHFVFTANPEDYTNRGSIITPLKDRIQSQIFTHYPGSIEIGRQITKQEIRLAPPQQKIIVPELIEKLIEQIAVEARQSEYVDEKSGVSARLAISAYESVVSSVERRMILNDEKTGMARISDLNATIPAIVGKIEMVYEGEQEGSVNVALKLISEAIKALAPDYFKGIERLKTSTGTNPASRYNEITTWFEEGGEIDLLNDGPVKVYEKELNKVTGLRKVVELLTEAKGAEALLMMEYLLHVLAEHSLLDKRMLQVSYRFQDYFNSVIKGLGNDN, encoded by the coding sequence ATGAGTCAAATCGAACAAATCAAAACACTAGGCGATTTAAAAGCCTCAGGTTATCAATCCAAATCCGTCAAAGATGAAATGCGGGATAACCTGATCAAAAAACTACGCTCCGGCGAACCTGTTTTTACGGGAATTCTCGGTTATGAACACAGCGTTATTCCCCAACTCGAAAGAGCCATTTTATCGGGTCATAATATCAATTTCCTGGGATTACGCGGCCAGGCAAAGACCAAAATGGCCCGCAAGATGATCGAACTGCTGGACGAATACATTCCCATCGTTTCAGGGTCGGAGATCAATGACGACCCCCTGCACCCGCTTTCGCTGAAATCGAGGAAACTCATCGAAGAGATGGGCGATAAAACTCCGGTCGAATGGGTCCACCGCTCAACACGTTATACCGAAAAGCTGGCGACTCCCGATGTGAATGTAGCCGACCTTATCGGAGATATTGATCCCATCAAAGCCGCGAATATGCGACTGAGTTATGCCGATGAGGAAGTGATCCACTTCGGGCTCATTCCACGTTCCAACCGCGGGATTTTCGTCATCAATGAGCTACCGGACCTCCAGGCGCGCATACAGGTGGCGCTTTTTAATATTTTACAGGAAAGCGATATCCAGATTCGTGGATTCAAATTGCGTTTCCCGCTGGATGTGCATTTCGTATTCACCGCCAACCCCGAAGATTATACCAACCGTGGTTCTATCATCACGCCGTTGAAGGATCGTATCCAGAGCCAGATTTTCACCCATTACCCGGGCAGTATTGAGATCGGTCGCCAGATTACCAAACAGGAAATCCGCCTGGCACCACCACAACAAAAGATCATCGTTCCCGAACTGATCGAAAAGCTCATCGAACAGATAGCCGTTGAAGCCCGACAAAGTGAATATGTAGATGAAAAAAGCGGGGTTTCTGCACGATTGGCGATCTCTGCCTATGAAAGTGTGGTGAGTTCCGTAGAACGCCGGATGATCCTCAATGATGAAAAAACAGGGATGGCCCGCATCAGCGACCTGAATGCCACCATTCCAGCCATCGTCGGAAAAATAGAAATGGTGTATGAAGGAGAGCAGGAAGGTTCCGTCAATGTGGCGTTAAAGCTCATTTCTGAAGCCATCAAAGCCCTGGCACCCGATTATTTTAAAGGCATCGAACGACTAAAAACAAGTACCGGGACCAACCCGGCTTCACGCTACAATGAAATCACCACCTGGTTTGAAGAAGGAGGCGAAATCGACCTCCTGAATGACGGACCTGTCAAAGTTTATGAAAAGGAACTGAACAAGGTGACAGGCCTTCGCAAAGTAGTGGAATTATTAACTGAAGCCAAAGGCGCGGAAGCACTGCTGATGATGGAATACCTGCTACACGTATTGGCAGAACATTCCCTGCTCGACAAACGAATGCTTCAGGTCAGCTACCGGTTCCAGGATTATTTCAATTCAGTCATTAAGGGGCTGGGGAATGATAATTAA
- a CDS encoding T9SS type A sorting domain-containing protein yields MNTLIKLISQTTLILLLSCFAVFVHAQQCDPDVEAPEIVCIAGLTVDFQDGNPIQIVWGLDFDGGTTDNCTEFGNLDFRIQKASEFDGSVPASQSITAFSGPDIITVVIWVGDESGNWSNCSTTLNVVCDAEQVAPVAVCDGAPVINATGSTTEVTVDDINEGSYDNCGDITLGLARLEDYDPENPPTSQSLTLSNDASEYAVALSVKDAHGNEKACFTTVQINWNDCEGDEIAPTPYCLVGLEFSLQAPLTEVEIWATDFDAASFDNCTTHENLQFRLELAENSTGTPPETESLIFTEADAGFISVAMWVGDENGNWDYCNTYFNLNAGCANDMIPPVAICEDQITWTINDGDEFLVSAIDIDQGSFDDCSEVFLTIGTIEDFDSGVPLTNEEVLLTNDFAQYQLVLVVEDMAGNQNFCITTVNLDWNCTEDNIAPELGCPGSIHYYNGENLPNQKLWAEDLAQNAVDNCTLTDNLIFRIEFISDFNENEPPAAEYLSLNELPSGVYTVVTWVGDESGNWNYCNSIFYYSTSPTILHVSGYVFSDTLVDCTMDPLEEGIGQRTVYLRNQGSGTVKMVVTDENGYYEIADTSVNPSQSLFELGVLNTPNINIGCDMTVTFDQPIGSESSYDKNFAFQFEQEDPNCPVLSVDMGASSLRHCLENDYTVFYCNNSLAVIEDVYVEIALDPFLNLTGSSIPFSNLGDNVYRFDLGTLDPLDCGSFNLEVFVSCEANFGQTHCSEAHIFPDSPCDEPDDAWSGAIIEVSGSCDEQGVHLRIENVGAVDMPVPRNYIVVEDVVMYSTDVFQLDAGMDMLIDFPANGATWRLEADQEPGFQGYSMNAVAVEGCGGINMTGLVNIFTFNDENSFASVDCLENVNSFDPNDKQAFPTGYGDAHFIEANTEIEYQVRFQNTGTAPAFKVVLLDTLSQYLDPATLQTGASSHPYRAELLGGNVLKFTFDDINLPDSTSNEAASHGFVKFKINQIPGNPNGTVILNDAGIYFDTNPVVMTNEVIHTIGDHFITVNNEEYFVPDARISVFPNPFNDQSTISIYDYKMKEGAFSLYNLQGQLVLKKDFEGSQFQLKNKTIHPGMYFYKLYADGILIGTGKMVKE; encoded by the coding sequence GTGAACACATTAATAAAGTTGATTAGTCAAACGACCCTTATTTTGCTGCTTTCTTGTTTTGCAGTATTCGTCCACGCCCAGCAGTGTGATCCGGATGTCGAGGCTCCGGAAATAGTATGTATAGCTGGACTGACCGTAGATTTCCAGGATGGCAATCCCATACAGATAGTATGGGGACTCGATTTCGATGGGGGGACAACCGACAATTGTACCGAATTCGGAAATCTGGACTTCCGCATACAAAAGGCATCTGAATTTGATGGCTCCGTTCCAGCCTCCCAATCCATTACCGCTTTTTCCGGCCCTGATATTATTACGGTAGTGATCTGGGTTGGTGACGAAAGTGGTAATTGGTCAAATTGCTCCACTACATTAAACGTCGTTTGTGATGCTGAACAAGTTGCACCGGTAGCTGTTTGTGATGGCGCCCCTGTAATAAATGCTACAGGCTCAACAACTGAAGTGACTGTTGACGATATCAACGAAGGCAGCTATGATAATTGTGGCGACATCACGCTCGGTTTAGCTCGTTTAGAAGATTATGATCCGGAAAACCCTCCAACAAGTCAAAGTTTAACACTGAGTAACGATGCCAGTGAATACGCGGTAGCCCTTTCCGTAAAAGATGCTCATGGAAATGAGAAAGCTTGTTTTACAACCGTCCAAATCAACTGGAACGACTGTGAGGGAGATGAAATAGCGCCAACACCTTATTGTCTCGTCGGGTTGGAATTCAGCCTTCAGGCTCCACTAACAGAAGTTGAAATTTGGGCCACCGATTTTGATGCGGCATCTTTTGATAATTGTACAACTCATGAAAACCTTCAGTTTCGCCTGGAGCTGGCGGAAAATTCCACAGGGACACCTCCCGAAACAGAAAGCCTGATCTTTACCGAAGCAGATGCAGGATTCATAAGCGTCGCCATGTGGGTGGGAGATGAAAACGGGAATTGGGATTATTGCAACACCTATTTTAACCTGAATGCCGGTTGCGCCAATGACATGATTCCCCCTGTGGCTATTTGTGAAGATCAAATCACCTGGACGATTAACGATGGTGATGAGTTTCTGGTTTCAGCTATTGACATCGATCAAGGCAGTTTTGATGATTGCAGCGAGGTGTTTTTGACCATAGGTACAATAGAGGATTTTGATTCGGGTGTTCCGCTGACAAACGAAGAGGTGTTATTGACCAATGATTTCGCACAGTATCAGCTGGTGCTTGTTGTGGAAGATATGGCCGGCAACCAGAATTTTTGTATTACCACAGTCAACCTGGATTGGAATTGTACGGAAGATAATATAGCTCCGGAACTGGGCTGTCCGGGAAGCATCCACTATTACAATGGAGAAAATCTCCCCAATCAAAAACTCTGGGCGGAGGATTTGGCACAAAACGCTGTGGACAATTGCACCTTGACGGATAATCTCATCTTCCGCATTGAATTTATCTCAGATTTTAATGAAAATGAGCCTCCTGCTGCAGAATATTTGTCACTCAATGAATTGCCTTCCGGTGTTTATACCGTAGTAACCTGGGTTGGAGACGAATCCGGTAACTGGAATTATTGTAACAGCATTTTTTATTACAGTACATCCCCCACGATCCTCCATGTATCGGGATATGTTTTTTCAGATACTTTGGTGGATTGTACCATGGATCCATTGGAAGAGGGCATTGGACAGCGCACTGTTTACCTTAGAAACCAGGGAAGTGGAACAGTGAAAATGGTCGTAACGGATGAAAATGGTTACTACGAAATTGCTGATACGTCTGTCAACCCAAGCCAAAGTTTGTTTGAATTGGGCGTACTCAACACACCCAATATCAATATAGGGTGCGATATGACGGTAACTTTCGATCAGCCCATTGGAAGTGAATCTTCTTACGATAAGAATTTTGCTTTTCAGTTTGAGCAGGAAGATCCCAACTGCCCGGTGCTCTCCGTAGATATGGGGGCATCCTCCCTGAGACATTGTTTGGAAAATGATTACACTGTTTTTTATTGTAATAACAGTCTGGCTGTAATAGAAGATGTTTATGTTGAAATTGCACTGGATCCTTTCTTAAATTTGACCGGCAGTTCGATTCCCTTTTCAAACCTTGGCGATAATGTTTATCGGTTTGACCTGGGAACACTCGATCCATTGGATTGTGGTAGTTTCAACCTGGAGGTTTTTGTTAGTTGCGAAGCGAATTTTGGACAAACACATTGTTCCGAGGCACATATCTTTCCTGATAGCCCTTGCGATGAACCGGACGATGCCTGGTCGGGAGCCATTATTGAAGTCAGTGGGTCTTGCGATGAACAAGGGGTGCATTTGAGGATTGAAAATGTTGGGGCAGTAGATATGCCTGTTCCAAGGAATTATATCGTTGTGGAGGACGTAGTCATGTATAGCACTGATGTTTTTCAGTTGGATGCAGGAATGGATATGTTAATTGATTTTCCGGCCAATGGCGCAACCTGGAGGTTGGAAGCAGATCAGGAACCCGGATTCCAGGGCTACAGCATGAACGCAGTAGCGGTAGAAGGGTGTGGCGGTATCAATATGACGGGGTTGGTAAATATTTTCACTTTTAACGACGAAAATTCTTTTGCTTCGGTCGATTGCCTTGAAAACGTAAATTCCTTTGACCCTAATGACAAACAGGCCTTTCCGACAGGTTATGGAGACGCTCATTTCATTGAAGCCAATACGGAGATCGAATACCAGGTACGGTTCCAAAATACAGGTACAGCCCCTGCCTTTAAGGTAGTTTTATTGGATACCCTGAGTCAATACCTCGATCCAGCCACCCTCCAAACCGGGGCTTCCAGCCATCCATACAGAGCAGAACTGTTAGGTGGAAATGTGTTGAAATTTACTTTTGATGACATTAACCTGCCCGATAGTACCAGTAACGAAGCAGCATCCCATGGCTTTGTGAAATTTAAAATCAATCAAATTCCCGGCAACCCCAACGGAACGGTGATTTTAAATGATGCGGGTATTTATTTTGATACCAATCCGGTTGTAATGACCAATGAGGTAATACACACGATTGGAGACCATTTTATTACGGTAAATAATGAAGAATATTTTGTTCCTGATGCCCGGATAAGTGTGTTTCCAAATCCTTTCAACGATCAATCCACTATTTCGATTTATGATTATAAAATGAAAGAAGGCGCATTCAGTCTTTACAATCTTCAAGGGCAACTGGTATTAAAAAAGGATTTTGAAGGGAGTCAATTTCAATTGAAAAACAAGACTATCCATCCTGGCATGTATTTTTATAAGTTGTATGCAGATGGCATTTTGATAGGTACCGGGAAAATGGTAAAGGAATAA
- a CDS encoding glucan 1,4-alpha-glucosidase codes for MEKILTAAPGAPGISPRWTPSSKDGVGTAINLASAVSFTLSHGILNEIYYPRNDKAAIRDMELIITNGKDFFSEEKRHTVSSTQQIAPGVPAFLITNVCKEGRYSITKQVITDPTRDTVIQHIEFKAIKKDNYHLYGLLAPHLNNQGMGNTAWVADYKGHPVLFAQNDDVALAFVCSIPWKKRSAGFVGFSDGWQDLKQHFQMNWEYQRAENGNVALWGEIDWKSSRKHNFDLAIGFGLTPEEAAHHALSSILEGFDALKQSYIEEWINWQRGIPGANGSDELFRVSASVLKTHQSKSFPGAMLASLSIPWGNQMGDDDESGYHLVWPRDMVECAGGLLAMKKNTDAIKVLNFLMVTQESDGHWSQNLWLDGRPCRYGIQLDETALPVLLVDLCIKQGAIHKKHLPKYWPTIRKAVAFLLRRGLITEQDRWEEQSGISAFTASVIITALLIAADLAEEMGEKNIADYCRQNADAWNDSIDTWLYAKNTHLSRELDLEGYYLRINPTTTPAAQLNETLMQVKNKPIELSSIPITEMVSTDPLALVRFGLRDARDPRILNTVKVIDRLLKKETLKGDCWYRYTLDGYGEHTDGSAYDGTGSGRPWPLLTAERAHYEIAAGNLKRARQLLHATENFSNNGLLPEQIWDREDIPAKGLFNGQHSGSAMPLVWAHAEYIKLVKSLELKAIFDMPRPTEKRYLKEKKTSNMVIWRPDLPVNEIPAGKFLRIETIQPATIRWTMDEWKNIKEEDTIDMGLDIHYLDLIPKSIKKGIIRFTLHLKNGNHETEKDYMITMLPNDKS; via the coding sequence ATGGAAAAGATTCTCACAGCCGCTCCCGGCGCACCAGGTATTTCTCCCCGCTGGACACCCAGCTCCAAAGACGGAGTAGGCACCGCCATCAATCTGGCCAGTGCCGTAAGTTTTACACTCAGCCACGGCATCCTAAACGAGATTTATTATCCACGTAACGACAAGGCTGCCATACGGGATATGGAATTAATCATTACCAACGGAAAAGATTTTTTTTCTGAAGAAAAAAGGCATACCGTTAGCTCAACACAACAGATCGCTCCCGGAGTTCCGGCCTTTCTCATTACTAATGTCTGTAAGGAAGGACGTTATTCCATCACCAAACAAGTGATCACAGATCCGACACGAGATACCGTTATACAGCATATTGAGTTTAAAGCCATCAAAAAAGACAATTATCACCTTTACGGACTGTTAGCGCCACACCTCAATAATCAGGGTATGGGGAATACTGCCTGGGTTGCCGACTACAAGGGTCACCCCGTGCTCTTTGCACAAAACGATGATGTGGCACTTGCCTTCGTTTGTTCAATTCCCTGGAAAAAACGGTCTGCAGGTTTTGTTGGTTTTTCAGATGGCTGGCAGGATTTGAAGCAACATTTCCAGATGAACTGGGAATATCAGCGTGCGGAAAACGGGAACGTTGCCCTATGGGGTGAGATTGATTGGAAAAGCTCCAGGAAGCATAACTTCGATCTGGCCATTGGTTTCGGTCTGACCCCGGAAGAGGCTGCCCACCATGCCCTGTCGAGTATTCTGGAAGGTTTTGACGCCCTGAAGCAAAGTTACATCGAAGAATGGATAAACTGGCAACGAGGCATTCCTGGTGCTAACGGGTCTGATGAGCTTTTCAGGGTAAGTGCATCAGTTTTAAAGACCCATCAATCCAAAAGCTTCCCCGGGGCAATGTTGGCAAGTTTATCTATCCCCTGGGGTAATCAAATGGGAGACGATGATGAAAGCGGTTATCACCTGGTGTGGCCACGCGATATGGTTGAATGTGCCGGGGGACTGCTGGCGATGAAGAAAAATACCGATGCCATAAAAGTTTTGAATTTTCTGATGGTGACACAGGAATCAGACGGCCATTGGTCACAAAACCTGTGGCTGGACGGCCGGCCGTGCAGGTATGGCATCCAACTCGATGAAACAGCCCTGCCTGTACTTTTAGTGGACCTGTGCATAAAACAGGGAGCCATTCACAAAAAGCATTTGCCTAAATACTGGCCTACCATCCGAAAAGCTGTTGCCTTCCTGCTGAGACGTGGGCTCATCACTGAGCAGGATCGCTGGGAAGAACAATCCGGTATTTCCGCATTTACCGCTTCCGTAATTATAACAGCACTTTTAATCGCAGCTGATTTAGCGGAGGAAATGGGAGAAAAAAATATCGCCGATTATTGCCGTCAAAATGCAGATGCCTGGAATGACAGTATTGATACCTGGCTTTATGCCAAAAATACACACCTATCCCGTGAACTGGATCTGGAAGGCTACTATCTGAGAATAAACCCGACCACCACTCCTGCAGCCCAACTGAATGAGACGCTGATGCAGGTGAAAAACAAACCAATAGAACTGAGCTCCATCCCGATTACTGAAATGGTCAGTACCGACCCACTGGCCCTGGTACGTTTCGGCCTTCGCGATGCCCGGGATCCCCGGATATTAAACACTGTTAAAGTAATTGACAGATTGTTGAAAAAAGAAACGCTCAAGGGAGATTGCTGGTATCGGTATACCCTTGACGGTTATGGAGAACATACCGATGGCAGTGCCTATGACGGAACGGGAAGCGGCCGTCCATGGCCCCTGCTCACTGCCGAGCGGGCACACTATGAAATTGCTGCCGGAAATTTAAAACGCGCCAGACAACTACTTCATGCCACTGAAAATTTCTCCAATAACGGATTGCTGCCGGAACAGATATGGGACAGGGAAGACATCCCCGCCAAAGGTCTTTTTAACGGTCAGCATAGTGGTTCGGCCATGCCACTCGTCTGGGCACATGCAGAATACATTAAACTGGTTAAATCACTCGAACTAAAAGCCATTTTCGATATGCCGCGCCCTACCGAAAAACGCTACCTGAAGGAAAAAAAGACCTCTAACATGGTCATATGGCGACCGGATCTGCCTGTGAATGAAATACCTGCTGGTAAATTCCTGCGTATTGAAACGATCCAGCCGGCTACTATCCGGTGGACTATGGATGAATGGAAAAACATTAAGGAAGAAGATACCATTGATATGGGTTTAGACATTCATTATCTCGACTTAATACCTAAATCAATAAAAAAAGGAATAATCCGCTTCACCCTCCATTTGAAAAATGGTAACCATGAAACTGAAAAGGATTATATGATTACCATGCTTCCAAACGATAAGTCGTGA
- a CDS encoding phosphopeptide-binding protein yields MKTYLLLPILLVLLFASCSRTANNNETDNSLSVNKASDEQSTTSEEEYKLVPAPVSTKYDDAKLESMTYKNGRFVFKYSGTDFKLGEQTPDASQMMCANSAQGQHIHLIIDDQPYTAHYTPEFDYTIPDGDHIILAFLSRSYHESIKNGKAYIAQRVTVKNGSFVKAEDIKEPMLFYSRPKGNYVGEQETNKVLLDFFVINAELGDGKYSVAVDVNHQLTNYLKEWRPYYIENLPMGKNIIKLIFMDARDEPVNSPYNPIIRSFNLSKDPTEGK; encoded by the coding sequence ATGAAAACTTATTTATTGCTCCCGATTTTGCTGGTTCTCCTTTTTGCGTCATGCAGTAGAACAGCAAACAATAACGAAACAGACAACTCATTATCCGTCAATAAGGCCAGTGATGAACAAAGTACCACCAGCGAGGAAGAATATAAACTGGTGCCTGCTCCTGTTTCAACGAAATACGACGATGCAAAACTTGAGAGCATGACGTATAAAAACGGCAGATTTGTTTTTAAATATAGCGGCACTGATTTCAAACTGGGGGAACAAACACCGGATGCAAGTCAGATGATGTGTGCCAATTCAGCCCAAGGGCAACATATTCACCTCATCATTGATGATCAGCCTTATACAGCCCATTATACGCCAGAATTTGATTATACAATCCCGGATGGCGACCACATCATTCTGGCTTTCCTGAGTCGTTCCTACCATGAAAGCATTAAAAATGGCAAGGCCTATATCGCTCAGAGGGTCACGGTAAAGAACGGTAGTTTTGTGAAAGCAGAAGACATAAAAGAACCGATGTTATTCTACAGCAGACCCAAGGGCAATTATGTCGGAGAACAGGAAACCAATAAAGTATTACTGGATTTTTTCGTCATCAATGCAGAGCTGGGGGATGGCAAATACTCTGTGGCAGTGGATGTAAACCACCAGTTGACCAATTACCTAAAAGAGTGGCGCCCCTACTACATCGAAAATCTGCCCATGGGCAAAAACATCATCAAACTGATTTTCATGGACGCCAGGGATGAGCCTGTCAATTCACCTTACAACCCTATCATAAGGTCTTTTAACCTAAGCAAAGACCCTACGGAAGGTAAATAA
- a CDS encoding response regulator transcription factor — protein sequence MTCLIIDDNPMARLALRKMVDDIEFLDSVEECKSAMEAFNFLQKTPADLLLLDVEMPGMSGLELLQSLEIKPLVILITSKTEYAVEGFELEVVDYIVKPVSIPRLLKAVQRAADRMTSQSYADLHNLGTDHLFVRVDNQLVRIGFEDILFLQALGDYVVFQTDEKKFMVHLTLKALEEKLPEERFLRVHRSYIIAVGKIENLEQNSLKIGKHLIPVSESNKKNLMDRLNVL from the coding sequence ATGACCTGCCTCATCATTGATGACAATCCAATGGCCCGCCTTGCCCTCCGTAAAATGGTAGATGATATTGAATTTCTGGATTCTGTAGAAGAATGTAAAAGCGCCATGGAGGCTTTTAATTTTTTGCAAAAAACACCTGCCGATCTGTTACTTCTCGATGTGGAAATGCCCGGCATGAGCGGTTTGGAGTTATTGCAAAGCCTGGAAATAAAACCTCTGGTTATCCTGATCACTTCCAAGACAGAATATGCTGTTGAGGGGTTTGAACTGGAAGTGGTTGACTATATTGTTAAACCCGTTTCCATACCACGCCTTCTAAAGGCCGTCCAACGGGCCGCTGACCGCATGACCTCCCAATCTTATGCTGACCTCCATAATCTGGGCACTGACCACCTTTTCGTCAGGGTGGATAATCAGCTAGTTCGCATTGGTTTCGAAGATATTCTTTTCCTGCAGGCCCTGGGAGATTATGTCGTTTTTCAAACTGATGAAAAGAAATTCATGGTTCACCTTACCTTAAAAGCCCTCGAAGAAAAACTACCGGAGGAACGGTTTCTCCGGGTCCACCGAAGTTATATAATTGCCGTCGGCAAAATCGAAAATCTCGAACAAAACTCTCTGAAAATCGGCAAGCACCTCATTCCCGTCAGTGAAAGCAACAAAAAGAACCTTATGGACAGACTGAACGTGCTTTAA